The proteins below come from a single Chryseobacterium bernardetii genomic window:
- a CDS encoding glycoside hydrolase family 99 protein, producing MKYIKNFLLLAACTIFSISFAQQETVSRDKVQMFYYGWYGNLKTDGSLQHWNHEIIPHWSNPKWNNLGHYKGGDDIGANFYPELGNYSSNDRTIIEKHMKMIKDSGVGVVVVSWLGKNSFTDKSLIKYLDIADRFNLKIAFHIEPFYKSVTELRDQLSYLVKTYAHHHAFYKKNGKPLFYVYDSYKIAPEEWSKLLSENGEKTVRNTELDALYIGLWVEEKDSAFFNTSGFDGFYTYFASEGFVFGSTASNWEYMAQYAKDHHLIFIPCVGPGYSDTRIRPWNEANFKSREDGKYYERMFDAAIKVKPEFIAITSFNEWHEGTQIEPAIPKKIKSFLYEDYGKDPWMYIKETKRLTDKFLKKN from the coding sequence ATGAAATATATCAAGAATTTTTTATTATTAGCTGCCTGTACAATTTTTTCAATAAGTTTTGCCCAGCAAGAAACAGTCTCACGAGATAAAGTTCAGATGTTTTATTATGGCTGGTACGGAAACCTGAAAACGGACGGCAGCCTTCAGCATTGGAATCATGAAATTATTCCCCACTGGAGCAATCCTAAATGGAATAATCTAGGACATTACAAAGGCGGTGACGATATTGGAGCCAATTTTTATCCGGAACTGGGAAATTACAGTTCCAATGATAGAACGATCATAGAGAAACATATGAAGATGATCAAAGATTCAGGCGTTGGTGTTGTAGTGGTAAGCTGGTTGGGGAAAAATTCTTTTACTGATAAAAGTTTAATAAAGTATCTGGATATTGCGGATCGTTTTAATCTGAAAATAGCATTTCATATAGAACCGTTTTATAAATCTGTTACGGAACTCAGAGATCAGCTTTCCTATCTTGTAAAAACATATGCTCATCATCATGCATTTTACAAAAAGAATGGAAAACCTTTGTTCTATGTATATGACAGTTATAAAATAGCTCCGGAAGAGTGGTCGAAACTGCTTTCCGAAAACGGTGAAAAGACAGTACGTAATACAGAATTAGATGCCTTGTACATTGGATTATGGGTTGAAGAAAAGGATTCTGCATTTTTCAATACTTCCGGATTTGATGGCTTTTACACTTACTTTGCCAGTGAAGGTTTTGTTTTTGGAAGTACAGCTTCTAATTGGGAATATATGGCTCAGTATGCAAAAGATCATCACCTTATTTTTATTCCATGTGTTGGGCCGGGGTATTCCGATACTAGAATCAGACCGTGGAATGAAGCTAATTTTAAAAGCAGGGAAGATGGTAAATATTATGAAAGGATGTTTGATGCGGCCATTAAAGTAAAACCCGAATTTATTGCAATTACATCATTTAATGAATGGCATGAAGGAACTCAGATAGAGCCTGCAATTCCTAAAAAAATAAAAAGCTTTCTCTACGAAGATTATGGAAAAGATCCCTGGATGTATATCAAAGAAACAAAACGTTTAACGGATAAATTTTTGAAGAAAAACTAA
- the lpxB gene encoding lipid-A-disaccharide synthase, with the protein MKYYIIAGEASGDLHGSNLMKALKQKDPDAEFRFWGGDLMKAQGGTLVKHYRDLAFMGFLEVVMNLRTILNNIKFCKEDIQNNRPDVLILVDYPGFNLRIARFAKELGIKVIYYISPQLWAWKEGRVEIIKKYVDEMMVILPFEEDFYRKHGVHSHFVGHPLLDAISDLKEISIDGFKKENGLNEKEIIALLPGSRKQEVEKMLEIMLSVRPHFKNYQFVIAGAPSLPKEFYQKYVDDNVHFVSNRTYDLLRCSKAALVTSGTATLETALLNIPEVVCYRGSAVSYAIAKRLVKNINYISLVNLIMDREVVKELIQSDLNTKNLVDELNKILEGEKRKQVLNDYSLLREKLGGKGASDHAAEVILKV; encoded by the coding sequence ATGAAATATTATATAATTGCAGGAGAAGCTTCCGGTGATCTTCATGGAAGCAATTTGATGAAAGCTCTTAAACAAAAGGATCCTGATGCAGAATTCAGGTTTTGGGGCGGTGACCTGATGAAAGCTCAGGGAGGAACACTGGTAAAACATTACCGTGATCTTGCATTCATGGGATTTCTGGAAGTAGTGATGAATCTGAGGACAATTCTAAATAATATTAAATTTTGTAAAGAAGATATTCAGAATAACAGACCCGATGTTTTAATTTTGGTAGATTATCCGGGCTTTAATTTAAGGATTGCCAGATTTGCCAAAGAATTGGGCATTAAGGTTATTTACTATATATCACCACAGCTTTGGGCCTGGAAAGAAGGCCGGGTAGAGATTATCAAAAAATATGTAGATGAAATGATGGTCATTCTTCCCTTCGAAGAAGACTTTTATAGGAAGCATGGTGTGCATTCTCACTTTGTAGGCCACCCTTTGCTGGATGCGATCTCTGATTTAAAGGAAATCAGCATTGATGGCTTTAAAAAAGAAAACGGCCTGAACGAAAAGGAAATTATAGCACTTTTACCGGGATCAAGAAAACAGGAAGTTGAAAAAATGCTTGAAATTATGCTTTCCGTAAGGCCCCACTTTAAAAATTATCAGTTTGTGATTGCCGGAGCTCCAAGTCTTCCCAAAGAATTTTATCAAAAATATGTAGATGATAATGTACACTTTGTTTCGAACAGAACGTATGATCTGTTGAGATGTTCCAAAGCAGCTCTGGTAACTTCCGGAACAGCCACATTGGAAACTGCTCTGCTGAATATTCCTGAAGTGGTTTGTTATCGTGGCAGCGCTGTTTCTTATGCAATAGCTAAAAGATTGGTGAAAAATATCAATTATATTTCATTAGTAAACCTTATCATGGATAGGGAAGTAGTGAAAGAACTTATCCAGAGTGATCTGAATACTAAGAATCTGGTGGATGAGCTCAATAAAATTTTAGAAGGAGAAAAGAGAAAGCAGGTCCTGAATGACTACAGCCTTTTGAGAGAAAAGCTTGGTGGTAAAGGAGCCAGCGATCATGCTGCTGAGGTAATATTAAAAGTCTGA
- a CDS encoding DUF2480 family protein has product MSEEFEIRNKVAESGLVNFDLTTLLPKGERKGIDLKDFLFQEMILKEKDFREKVEAIDVEQYRDSYIYIYNSVDTIIPLWAYFVLTAKLTDVARKIVFGNREDLEVILMHNAIQTYDFGDMRGKRVLVKGCSDKEIPENAYIELVEQLKPIVKSLMFGEACSNVPIVKN; this is encoded by the coding sequence ATGTCAGAAGAATTTGAAATCCGAAATAAAGTTGCTGAAAGCGGCCTTGTTAATTTTGACCTTACTACTTTACTTCCAAAAGGGGAAAGAAAAGGTATAGACCTTAAAGATTTTCTTTTTCAGGAAATGATTCTGAAGGAAAAAGATTTCCGTGAAAAAGTGGAGGCTATAGATGTTGAACAATATAGAGATTCTTATATCTATATATACAATTCTGTAGACACAATTATTCCGCTTTGGGCCTATTTTGTATTAACAGCCAAACTTACTGATGTAGCCAGAAAAATTGTATTTGGAAACCGTGAAGATCTGGAAGTTATCCTTATGCACAACGCTATCCAGACATATGATTTCGGAGATATGAGAGGAAAAAGAGTTCTGGTAAAAGGATGTTCAGATAAGGAAATTCCTGAAAATGCTTATATAGAACTGGTAGAACAGTTAAAACCTATTGTAAAATCTCTGATGTTCGGAGAAGCATGTTCTAATGTTCCGATTGTAAAAAACTAA
- a CDS encoding protein O-mannosyl-transferase family has translation MGKYLSAIALFVIFSAIYYIGSFTKIPFADCVGFVLSVEKGEFETAATATTHFLYTNTAIFIKNLTGLHAIEASRLLVVASGSATVAIVYLIVKTITKTQWIAITAAFVFGFSFSFWRNAEIVEVYTYNCLWISLYFLSLVKTFIEKKNIHIILSSLFLGIALWVHIENILMIPAHLLFLFYFRKEKKYVYYSFILFILLFSSLPILNISQGLSFKSFYSSDQGTWVEDSLKQTPIQLVKDFFQSFVYLIYNFNIFIFFGIAGMGLLYKANRKMFAVFFIAALLVYGFSTFYAVSDNYVFFLPFNIIFALSIGYGLSSVKYASFKKFSWVCLLIPLGYIFAYHTVLLTEKGKEADNFKKYKGGMNYYLLPWMNDNVGILEFTVDHKIAPEPINWMTVSAEEYIKLLKSKGYTEDEIRKL, from the coding sequence ATGGGGAAATATCTATCTGCCATCGCTCTATTCGTTATTTTTTCAGCTATTTATTATATAGGAAGCTTTACTAAAATACCTTTTGCTGATTGTGTAGGGTTTGTTCTTTCTGTAGAAAAAGGTGAATTTGAAACAGCAGCTACTGCTACCACTCATTTTTTATATACCAATACAGCAATTTTTATTAAGAATCTGACCGGGCTTCATGCTATTGAAGCTAGCCGTCTTCTTGTAGTGGCTTCCGGTTCAGCAACTGTTGCCATTGTATATCTGATTGTAAAAACCATTACGAAAACACAATGGATTGCTATAACAGCTGCATTTGTATTTGGTTTCAGTTTTTCTTTCTGGAGAAATGCCGAAATCGTGGAAGTATATACATACAATTGTTTATGGATAAGTCTTTACTTCCTCTCCCTGGTAAAAACTTTTATTGAAAAGAAAAATATTCATATTATACTCAGCAGTTTATTTTTAGGAATAGCTCTGTGGGTACATATTGAGAATATTCTGATGATTCCCGCCCACCTTCTTTTCCTGTTTTATTTCAGAAAGGAAAAAAAATATGTTTATTATTCATTTATTCTTTTTATACTGCTTTTCTCATCCCTGCCTATCCTGAATATTTCCCAAGGATTATCCTTTAAATCATTCTATTCTTCCGATCAGGGAACATGGGTTGAAGATTCATTAAAACAGACCCCGATACAGCTGGTAAAAGATTTTTTCCAGTCATTTGTCTATCTCATCTACAACTTTAATATTTTTATATTCTTCGGAATAGCTGGAATGGGTTTATTATATAAGGCCAACCGAAAAATGTTTGCTGTTTTTTTTATAGCTGCACTACTGGTTTATGGGTTTTCCACATTCTACGCTGTTTCTGATAATTATGTATTTTTCCTTCCTTTTAACATCATTTTTGCACTCTCAATCGGATATGGACTTTCTTCTGTAAAATATGCCTCATTTAAAAAATTTTCATGGGTTTGTCTGCTTATTCCTTTAGGCTACATTTTTGCGTATCATACTGTTTTACTCACAGAAAAAGGTAAAGAAGCAGATAATTTTAAAAAATATAAGGGTGGAATGAACTACTATCTACTTCCATGGATGAATGATAATGTGGGAATTCTGGAATTTACTGTTGATCATAAAATTGCTCCGGAACCGATCAATTGGATGACTGTAAGTGCCGAAGAATATATCAAACTCTTAAAAAGCAAAGGATATACTGAAGATGAGATCAGAAAACTTTAA
- a CDS encoding DUF937 domain-containing protein has translation MSLIDLLTGNTSNQVAEQAENKFGINRNQVIALLAVATPLIISYLRNKSQDAKEAEALNNALDKDHNGSILNDPSQIEARQAEGGSILDHIFGGQKSTVENQLSQNTGISIDKIGPILAMLAPVVMGYIGQQKQQSNVGAGGLGDLLGGILGNASNQAQSQQSSPLNDILGSVLGGGQAQSSGNPLNDILGSVLGGGGNQQQQGGGLGSILGNIFGK, from the coding sequence ATGAGCTTAATAGATCTCCTTACAGGAAACACAAGCAACCAGGTTGCTGAACAGGCTGAAAATAAATTCGGAATCAATAGAAACCAGGTGATTGCTTTATTAGCAGTAGCAACGCCTCTCATCATTTCTTATCTTAGAAATAAATCTCAGGATGCCAAAGAAGCTGAAGCCCTGAATAATGCTTTAGATAAAGATCATAACGGAAGCATCTTAAATGATCCTTCACAAATTGAAGCCAGGCAGGCTGAAGGTGGTTCTATTCTTGACCATATTTTTGGCGGACAAAAGAGTACCGTAGAAAACCAACTATCTCAAAATACAGGAATTTCAATTGATAAAATAGGACCAATTCTTGCCATGTTAGCACCGGTTGTTATGGGATACATTGGCCAGCAAAAACAACAAAGTAACGTTGGAGCGGGAGGTCTGGGAGACCTTTTAGGAGGAATCTTAGGAAATGCTTCCAATCAGGCACAATCCCAACAATCCAGTCCGTTAAATGACATTCTTGGAAGTGTTCTGGGTGGCGGACAGGCTCAGTCATCAGGAAATCCTTTGAACGATATCCTAGGAAGTGTGCTTGGCGGCGGCGGAAACCAGCAGCAGCAAGGAGGCGGATTAGGCAGTATTCTTGGAAATATTTTCGGAAAATAA
- a CDS encoding 30S ribosomal protein THX, giving the protein MGKGDKKSRRGKINSGSYGKRRPRKASKSFVAAEEKSKK; this is encoded by the coding sequence ATGGGAAAAGGAGACAAAAAATCAAGAAGAGGTAAGATCAATTCCGGAAGTTACGGAAAAAGAAGGCCCAGAAAGGCGTCAAAATCTTTTGTAGCAGCCGAAGAAAAATCTAAAAAGTAA
- a CDS encoding MATE family efflux transporter, giving the protein MTKYIDFLKKAFSGEETDFTKVNIRSAVLLLAIPMMLEMAMESVFALVDLYFVGHLKESGFAIQTVGLTESVLSVMYSIAIGMSMAATAMVARRIGEKNPEQASRSAAQVLLVSFVITLILSALGIVYAEEILILMGSRPEAAAYGKDFTKIMMGSSTIIMLLFLINGIFRGAGNAMIAMKSLWIANIANIILCPLLIKGLGPVPAMGLTGAALATTIGRSIGVMYQLYHLLVADTQIRIKLPYFKANYELIKSIIKIATPGIFQFVIASCSWIFLAELVATTGGENASAGYQTALRLMMFFMLPAWGLSNAASTLVGQNMGANEMVRAEQSVMKTVKYNVIFMVIVSLIFVLFGNFLVSFFTQETEIKNFAKNALHIMSIGFIFYGIGMVMINAFNGAGDTWTPTWVNLFGFWLFQIPLAYILSKHLELGPKGVFISIPAAETLITIVAFILFRKGKWKTVKV; this is encoded by the coding sequence ATGACTAAATATATTGACTTTTTAAAGAAAGCCTTCAGCGGGGAAGAAACTGATTTTACAAAGGTAAACATCAGAAGTGCGGTTCTGCTTCTTGCGATCCCTATGATGCTGGAAATGGCTATGGAATCAGTATTTGCACTGGTGGACCTGTATTTTGTAGGACATCTTAAAGAAAGTGGTTTCGCCATTCAGACTGTTGGTCTTACAGAGTCTGTACTTTCTGTAATGTACTCTATTGCCATTGGGATGAGTATGGCGGCAACAGCAATGGTAGCGAGAAGAATAGGTGAAAAAAATCCGGAACAGGCTTCCCGTAGCGCAGCTCAGGTGTTGCTGGTTTCATTTGTGATTACGCTTATTCTAAGTGCTTTAGGAATTGTATATGCAGAAGAAATTCTGATCCTGATGGGATCAAGACCTGAAGCCGCAGCATATGGGAAAGATTTCACGAAAATTATGATGGGAAGCAGTACCATCATTATGCTTTTATTCCTTATTAACGGGATCTTTAGAGGGGCAGGAAATGCCATGATTGCAATGAAAAGTTTATGGATTGCGAATATTGCCAATATTATTCTTTGTCCTCTTCTGATTAAAGGCTTGGGACCTGTTCCTGCAATGGGACTTACAGGAGCAGCTTTGGCTACTACGATCGGAAGAAGTATCGGAGTGATGTATCAACTATATCATCTTTTGGTGGCAGATACACAGATCAGAATTAAATTACCTTATTTTAAAGCAAATTATGAATTAATTAAATCTATCATCAAAATTGCCACTCCCGGAATTTTTCAGTTTGTGATTGCTTCATGCAGTTGGATCTTCCTTGCTGAGCTGGTGGCCACTACAGGAGGTGAGAATGCATCAGCCGGTTATCAGACAGCTTTAAGATTAATGATGTTCTTTATGCTTCCGGCATGGGGATTAAGCAACGCTGCATCTACTTTAGTAGGACAGAATATGGGAGCTAATGAAATGGTGAGAGCAGAACAGTCTGTAATGAAAACAGTAAAATACAATGTAATTTTTATGGTGATTGTAAGCCTGATATTTGTTCTTTTTGGTAATTTTTTAGTGAGCTTCTTTACTCAGGAAACAGAGATCAAGAATTTTGCTAAAAACGCACTCCACATTATGAGTATAGGCTTTATTTTCTATGGAATCGGGATGGTAATGATTAATGCGTTCAATGGAGCAGGAGATACATGGACCCCAACCTGGGTAAATCTTTTTGGATTCTGGTTATTCCAGATTCCTTTAGCCTATATTCTTTCCAAACATCTGGAATTGGGGCCGAAAGGAGTATTTATTTCAATCCCTGCAGCAGAGACTTTAATAACCATTGTTGCTTTTATTCTGTTTAGAAAAGGAAAATGGAAAACGGTTAAGGTTTAA
- the aspS gene encoding aspartate--tRNA ligase has protein sequence MFRSHTNGELSLKNLNEEVTLSGWVQTIRDKGFMIWVDLRDRYGITQLVFDQERSSAQLMEEAKKLGREFVIQATGKVIERVSKNPNIPTGEIELLVEKLTILNDSQLPPFTIEDETDGGEELRMKYRYLDIRRNPVKDKLIFRHKMAQKVRNYLSDEGFIEVETPVLIKSTPEGARDFVVPSRMNPGQFYALPQSPQTFKQLLMVGGMDKYFQIVKCFRDEDLRADRQPEFTQIDCEMAFVEQEDVMNVFEGMTKTLLKDITGQEFGDFPRMTFADAMRKYGNDKPDIRFGMEFVELNELVKGKDFKIFDEAELVVGINVEGCAEYTRKQIDELVDWVKRPQIGASGMVWVKFQNDGVKTSSVNKFYNEEDLAKIIEKFGAKEGDLMLILSGNENKVRAQLSALRMELGNRLGLRKGNVFAPLWVVDFPLLEWDEDTERYHAMHHPFTSPKPEDIHLLETDPGKARANAYDMVLNGNEIGGGSIRIFDKDLQSKMFDLLGFSKEEAEAQFGFLMNAFKYGAPPHGGLAFGFDRLVAILDGNEVIRDYIAFPKNNSGRDVMIDAPASIADAQLDELELKLDLKA, from the coding sequence ATGTTTCGATCACACACCAATGGAGAGCTATCTCTGAAAAATCTAAATGAAGAAGTTACACTATCAGGATGGGTACAGACTATCCGTGATAAAGGATTTATGATTTGGGTAGATCTTCGAGATCGTTACGGAATTACCCAGCTGGTGTTTGACCAAGAGCGTTCTTCTGCGCAATTAATGGAAGAAGCTAAAAAATTAGGCCGTGAATTCGTTATCCAGGCTACCGGAAAAGTTATTGAAAGAGTAAGTAAAAATCCTAATATTCCTACAGGAGAAATTGAGCTTTTAGTTGAAAAACTGACAATTCTGAACGATTCTCAGCTTCCTCCTTTCACAATTGAGGATGAAACGGACGGTGGAGAGGAATTAAGAATGAAATACCGCTATCTGGATATCAGAAGAAATCCGGTAAAAGATAAACTGATCTTCCGTCATAAAATGGCTCAGAAAGTAAGAAATTATTTATCTGATGAAGGCTTTATTGAAGTGGAAACTCCTGTTTTGATTAAGTCTACTCCGGAAGGAGCAAGAGACTTCGTCGTTCCAAGCAGAATGAATCCGGGACAGTTTTATGCATTGCCTCAGTCTCCGCAAACTTTCAAACAGCTTTTGATGGTAGGCGGGATGGATAAATATTTCCAGATTGTAAAATGTTTCCGTGATGAGGATTTAAGAGCGGACAGACAGCCTGAATTTACACAAATCGACTGTGAAATGGCTTTTGTAGAGCAGGAGGATGTTATGAACGTATTCGAAGGGATGACTAAAACTCTTTTAAAAGATATTACCGGTCAGGAATTCGGGGATTTCCCAAGAATGACTTTCGCTGATGCGATGAGAAAATACGGAAATGACAAACCGGATATCCGTTTCGGAATGGAATTCGTGGAACTTAACGAGCTTGTAAAAGGAAAAGACTTTAAGATATTTGATGAAGCAGAATTGGTTGTGGGAATCAATGTAGAAGGATGTGCTGAATATACAAGAAAACAGATTGATGAGCTTGTGGATTGGGTAAAACGCCCACAGATAGGAGCTTCAGGTATGGTTTGGGTTAAATTCCAGAATGATGGAGTGAAAACCTCATCGGTAAATAAGTTCTACAACGAAGAAGATTTAGCGAAAATCATTGAAAAATTCGGAGCGAAAGAAGGTGACTTAATGTTAATCCTTTCCGGAAATGAAAACAAGGTAAGAGCCCAGCTTTCTGCATTAAGAATGGAACTTGGTAACCGTTTAGGATTAAGAAAAGGAAATGTATTTGCTCCACTTTGGGTTGTTGACTTCCCTCTATTGGAATGGGATGAAGATACTGAAAGATACCACGCTATGCACCACCCTTTCACTTCTCCAAAACCTGAAGATATTCACTTATTGGAAACTGATCCTGGTAAAGCAAGAGCTAACGCTTACGATATGGTTCTTAACGGAAACGAAATCGGAGGTGGATCTATCAGAATCTTTGACAAAGATCTTCAATCTAAAATGTTTGACCTTCTAGGATTTTCCAAAGAAGAAGCAGAAGCTCAGTTTGGATTCTTAATGAACGCATTTAAGTACGGAGCACCGCCACACGGTGGTTTAGCATTCGGATTTGACCGTTTAGTGGCTATCCTGGATGGAAATGAAGTCATCAGAGATTATATTGCATTCCCTAAAAACAACTCCGGGCGTGATGTGATGATTGATGCGCCTGCATCCATTGCTGATGCACAACTCGATGAATTAGAGTTAAAATTAGATTTAAAAGCATAA
- a CDS encoding adenylosuccinate synthase has translation MDIVLGLQWGDEGKGKFIDLISENYDIAARFNGGSNAGHSIERNGKRITLKMIPSGIFMQDVQNVIGTGTVLDPVSFKNEILNLKKFDETLKPEKNLTISKKAHFVLPTYKLMDVFMEENPAYTTIGTTKNGIAQAYSNKILRQNVRIGDMYSPDFQERVAHILGRDYQVLSEGGMELPSLESIREEFFDAVEFLKQFNCTETELFLNKALSEGKTILAEGSQAALLDIDHGTYPYVTSSSTTASGACSGLGISPKKIGEIYGIAKAYCTRVGNGIFPTELFDELGEEIRTKGNEFGSNTGRPRRTGWLDLPALRYAVMINGVTQLVLTKADVLSGLKSVAVCTHYELEDGAIETNAGTLPENAKPVFKWLDGWEADFSVMKDSSALPKELKEFLVFLEEELGIPVGYLSTGPGREQILKMK, from the coding sequence ATGGATATTGTATTAGGACTTCAATGGGGAGATGAGGGAAAAGGAAAGTTTATAGATCTTATCAGTGAAAATTATGATATTGCCGCCCGCTTTAATGGAGGCTCGAATGCAGGGCATAGCATTGAAAGAAACGGGAAAAGAATCACGCTTAAAATGATTCCTTCAGGGATTTTTATGCAAGATGTACAGAATGTTATCGGAACTGGAACTGTTCTTGATCCGGTAAGTTTTAAAAACGAAATTCTGAACTTAAAGAAGTTTGACGAAACCCTTAAGCCAGAGAAAAATCTTACTATTTCTAAAAAGGCTCATTTTGTATTGCCTACTTATAAGCTTATGGATGTTTTCATGGAAGAAAATCCAGCATATACAACCATAGGGACAACAAAGAATGGAATCGCTCAGGCGTATTCAAATAAAATTTTAAGACAGAATGTAAGAATCGGGGACATGTATTCACCGGATTTCCAAGAGAGAGTAGCTCATATTTTGGGAAGGGATTATCAAGTTTTGTCTGAAGGAGGTATGGAATTACCATCTTTGGAATCCATTCGTGAAGAATTTTTTGATGCAGTGGAATTTTTAAAGCAATTCAATTGTACAGAAACTGAATTATTCCTGAACAAAGCACTATCCGAAGGAAAAACAATATTAGCTGAAGGATCACAGGCTGCATTACTTGATATTGACCATGGAACTTATCCTTATGTAACATCTTCATCAACTACAGCTTCGGGAGCCTGCAGTGGGCTAGGGATTTCTCCTAAAAAGATTGGTGAGATCTATGGGATTGCCAAAGCGTATTGCACAAGAGTAGGAAACGGAATATTCCCAACAGAACTTTTTGATGAATTGGGCGAGGAAATCAGGACAAAAGGTAATGAGTTTGGCTCCAATACAGGACGCCCTAGAAGAACAGGCTGGCTGGATCTTCCTGCTTTACGATATGCAGTGATGATTAACGGAGTTACTCAGTTGGTTTTAACTAAAGCTGATGTTTTAAGTGGATTGAAATCAGTAGCAGTCTGCACCCATTATGAGCTAGAAGACGGAGCTATTGAAACCAATGCCGGAACACTTCCTGAAAATGCAAAACCGGTATTCAAATGGCTGGATGGCTGGGAAGCGGATTTTTCTGTGATGAAAGATTCTTCTGCACTTCCAAAAGAGCTAAAGGAATTCCTTGTATTTCTAGAGGAAGAGCTGGGAATTCCGGTGGGATATCTTTCTACAGGGCCGGGAAGAGAACAGATTTTGAAAATGAAATAA
- a CDS encoding Crp/Fnr family transcriptional regulator, with protein MEELFNYIKKFGLLNAQDELLITEGIQEISVKKGEIFVEAGKVSQKIAFVKKGVFRSLYYNKEGDDFTRYFIYEGRFIGDFQGFTDQLPAHEYIEAITDAVLLVIDLSHFKILEQKIKIWPVLFARIHGFVAENKLKVASIMLNQDAKSRYIHFLNHYPGLANRVPQSMLASYLGVTPSSLSRIRRNINE; from the coding sequence ATGGAAGAACTTTTTAACTACATCAAAAAATTCGGATTACTGAATGCGCAGGATGAGCTTCTGATTACAGAGGGAATCCAGGAAATTTCAGTGAAGAAGGGGGAAATTTTCGTAGAGGCAGGAAAAGTAAGCCAAAAGATCGCTTTTGTGAAGAAAGGAGTATTCCGGTCTTTGTATTATAATAAAGAAGGTGATGATTTTACCCGTTATTTTATTTATGAAGGCCGCTTCATTGGAGATTTCCAGGGATTTACCGATCAGCTTCCTGCCCATGAATATATTGAAGCCATTACAGATGCTGTTTTACTTGTTATTGACCTCAGCCATTTTAAAATATTAGAGCAGAAAATTAAGATCTGGCCTGTTCTATTTGCACGGATTCATGGATTTGTTGCTGAAAATAAACTTAAAGTCGCAAGCATTATGCTTAATCAGGATGCAAAATCCCGATATATTCATTTTCTTAATCATTATCCTGGGCTTGCCAACAGGGTTCCGCAGTCTATGCTGGCCTCTTATCTTGGAGTGACGCCTTCATCGTTGAGCAGGATCAGGAGGAATATTAATGAGTAA
- the ku gene encoding non-homologous end joining protein Ku, whose product MKAIWNGAIGFGLVNIPVKIYSATETSKLDLDMLDKSDFSNIRFKRVNENTGKEVKWENIVKGYLMDDKYIVLDEEDYEAASPEKTKILSIDQFVKEEEVDSVYFETPYYLEPQKNGENAYRLLLKALEKTGMVGIGTFVLRESEAIGMIRPYNNDILILNRLRFDQEIRDYSDLKIPAHKAPKPAELKMAVNLIEQLSQEFDPAMYKDTYSDDLLKIIRQKAKGKNIKTRKAPAAKEGKVIDLMAQLKASLNNSKSKSAS is encoded by the coding sequence ATGAAAGCAATTTGGAATGGCGCCATTGGCTTCGGTTTAGTAAATATTCCTGTTAAAATTTACTCAGCAACGGAGACCAGCAAACTGGACCTTGATATGCTCGATAAATCCGATTTTTCTAACATCCGGTTTAAGAGAGTTAATGAAAATACAGGAAAAGAAGTAAAATGGGAAAACATCGTTAAAGGTTATCTTATGGATGATAAATATATCGTCCTTGATGAAGAAGATTATGAAGCAGCAAGCCCGGAAAAGACAAAAATACTTTCCATTGATCAGTTTGTAAAGGAAGAAGAAGTAGACAGTGTTTATTTTGAAACTCCTTACTATCTTGAACCGCAAAAAAATGGTGAAAATGCCTATAGGCTTCTATTAAAAGCTCTTGAAAAAACAGGAATGGTAGGCATCGGTACATTTGTGCTTCGTGAAAGTGAGGCTATTGGGATGATACGGCCCTACAATAATGATATATTGATTTTAAACCGTCTTAGGTTTGATCAGGAAATAAGAGATTATTCGGATTTAAAAATCCCTGCTCATAAGGCTCCAAAACCTGCTGAGCTGAAAATGGCTGTAAATCTTATTGAACAGCTTTCCCAGGAGTTTGATCCCGCTATGTATAAAGATACCTATTCTGATGACCTGCTGAAAATTATCAGGCAGAAAGCAAAAGGTAAGAATATTAAAACCAGAAAAGCACCGGCTGCTAAAGAAGGTAAAGTAATTGATCTTATGGCTCAGTTAAAAGCCAGCCTGAATAATTCCAAATCCAAATCTGCATCGTAA